The following DNA comes from Candidatus Binataceae bacterium.
CCAACCCATCAGCAACCAGGCCTGAGGCAGCGCGTGCGGGCCGTGCTCGATTTCCACCTCAGACAAACTGGCCAGGGCGCCAGGCACCACCGCTGGGTCCAGTCCCTGGCTGAGCAGACGGCGCCAGGGCTTGAGCCTGCGCCAAGCGAGATCGGCGGCGGTCAGAATCTCGGGGCGGCTAGCCCAGCCGGCGGTCGCGATCATCGCGGCCACCGGATCGTGCCAGTCGATACTGTCGTAGATCACTTGATCGGCCATCCGCGCCAGATCGACGAACAGCCGGCCGCCATCAGGCGGCGCCATCGGCGGGGCCCACCACAAAGAGGTGGGAATATCGCCTAGAAGCAGGGGCCGAGCCAACGAGCTGAGGCTGACCGCGCGGGCGCGCAGAACCACTTGCTCGCAGACCACCTGATGGCCGCGGTCGTCGGAGACCCGCTGGGTGCTGACAGCCGCCTGCGGAACTCCGGCTTCGGAGTCGTCGATGAGGGTCAGTACGCGCGCCGGATGGCTGCGTACGACGTGGGGCAAGTCCTCCATCACCTCCGCCGCACGCGCAGCATCGTCGCAGTACACGATCAAGTTGGACATGCAGGCGCGAGTCAGCGCCGGCATCACCGCTCCGTGGGCCTGGGCGGGACGCCACAACGCCGCCAGCGCGGCCTCGATCTCGCTCGGCTTCACCGGCGTCAGCGCTGCGCTCACAGCGTCCTCCATCGCCTCCCATCGGCACCGATCAACCGATCGGCGGCGGCCGGGCCCCAGGTACCGGCCGGATATTCGCTCAACCCGCTACGCCCGCGGCTGGCCCAGACCTCGCGAATGGAATCGATCCAGGCCCAGGACGCTTCCACCGCGTCCCGGCGCATGAACAGGGTCTGCTCGCCCGCCATCACGTCCAACAGCAGAGTCTCGTAGGCTTCGGGTGAGGCCTGCTCGCCGAAAGTAGTACCGTAGCGAAAATCCATCTTGACCGGAAACAGGCGCGAGCGCGGCCCGGGCAGCTTGGTGGAGATGCGCAGCGACATCCCCTCGTCGGGCTGGATGCGCAGGGTCAGCGCGTTAGGTTCGGCGACCCCGGCCTGATCGAACATCAGGCGCGGGACCTGCTTCCATTGCACCGCGATTTCGCTGGCGCGCTTGGGCAGGCGCTTGCCGGTGCGCAAATAGAACGGCACTCCAGCCCAGCGCCAATTGTCCACGAATACCTTCATCGCCACATAGGTTTCGGTGGCCGAATGGGGATCGACTCCGTGCTCCTCGCGATAGCCTGCCACTTCGATGCCCATCGCGTAACCGCGCCGATACTGGCCGCGTACCACGCAGCGATCGACCTCCTCGCCCGTCAGCGGGCGCAGGCAGCGCTGCACCTCCAGCTTGTGGTCGTGAATCGCCTCGGGGGTCATCGCGTAGGGCGGCTCCATCGCGGTCAGGCAGAGCAACTGCATGATGTGGTTTTGGACCATGTCGCGCAGCGCACCCGCCCCCTCATAATAGCCCGCACGCGTGCCCACCCCTTCCTCTTCGGCCACCGTGATTTGCACGTGGTCGATATATTTCTCGTTCCACAAAGGCTCGAAAATCGCGTTGCCAAAGCGCATTACCAGGATATTCTGAACCGTCTCCTTACCCAGGTAATGATCGATGCGGTAGATCTGGCTTTCGTCGAACACCTCCGCCAAAGCGTCGTTGAGCCGGCGCGCGCTGGCCAAGTCGCTGCCCACCGGTTTCTCCACAATGATTCGGTTGAAAGGCTTGCCGGAAGCGGGCGGGTTGACCAGCCCGGCACGCTGAAGCTGCTGAACGCATAGGCCGATGAGCCGCGGCGGAATGGCCAGGTAAAAGATCCGATTGCCCGGGATTTGCAGCCTGCTTTCGATCCGCTCCAGCTCCGCTTTGAGCGCTGCGAACGCGCTCAGATCCGCAAAGTCACCGGAGGCATAGAACATCCGCTGGGCCAACTCGCGCCAATGGTTGTCGTCGGGCGCGCGGCGCGAAAAGCGGGTCACGCCCTCGCGCCCGAACTCGCGGTAGGCCTGGTTATCCAGGGCTCGGCGCTCGAAACCTACCACCGCGAAGCTGGTCGGCAGGGTGCCCTCGAGCAACAGGTTGTAGAGCGCCGGTATCAACTTGCGCCCGGCCAAGTCACCAGCGCCGCCAAAAATTACCAACGAACAAGGCTGCGGCACCAGGTTGCTGGTCAGTCCCGATACCAGCGGATTGGATTGCGTGGCTTCCAGCACACTCACCTACCTCGGCGCGCACCGGCAATGACCGGCCGTGCCTGACACCATCGCGATCAATGTTTGCCTAACCGCCGCGTGGCGGCAACTAGTGCGGTAAGCCGATGCTTGTGGTCAAACTGGCCCGCTTGTTAGCAAGAGCGAGGCAGCTCACGCCTCAAAGACGGGCTATAAGCCCGATAGACTAGCAGACTGCGGACAAAGTCTTTGCAGCCAGCTTCCCCTGCCTGTTATCTACCAAAACACGTTTCATTTCTGTGGGTGCGGGAAGTCAATCCAAACTGCTGTGGAGATGGGTTTGAGCTGGGCCGCACTGGCGCGGCGTATCAATTTTCATCCCTACGTAGGCCCTGGTCGGAAAAGGCAGATTTCGCCCCAAACCTTTTCAGGGTAGCCATGCCGCGGGAGTCGCAAGAATAAGGAGGGTGGGGAACCTCAATTAGGGGCTGAGGCCAGCGCCTCGGCGAGCACCCGCTTGGCGCCCCACAGCACCGGGGTTTCACCGTAGCTGATACAGGCGGCGCGCGCATCGCGAAAAAATAGCTCGATGGGCGCGCGCAACGCATGCTTGCCGAACAAAGGCAAAGCGTGACCCGCCACTCTCAAGGCGGCGTTGGCGCAAAAGAGCTGGGCCGCCAACGCATAGTGAGCGCCTTCGGCCAAAGTCGCGTCAATTCGTTCCAACGCGGCCCGCGACAGCGCCCGGCAGGCCTCCACCCAGGCGAACATTTCGAACAGCTCATGCTGGGCCTGGATATGCTCGCTGACAGGTTTGCCGGCGTACAACGTCTGCCGGCAATGCTCCAGGGCTTCCATCAGCGCGGCCCGCGCCAGTCCGGTGGCCACCGCGCCATGGACCGCGTGCCAGGCACCTTTCAATTCCAGGCGAAGTTGCTCCGCCAGGCTGCCCGAACAAATCCGCAACCGGCGTGGCAGCTTGACCCCGGCGAACCTGAGTTCCGCCACCGTCAGGCCTCGCTGGCCGATCTGATCAGGCGCGGGAGTACGAATCACATCGGCGCTGCGCAAGGGCGCGAAAAACACGGCCAGCTCGCCTTCTAATCGGGCGAACACCAGCGCATGAGTTGCAATGGCGCCGTTGGCAACCCAGGGCAAAATACCGCGCAGCACGAAATAATCGCCCAGGCTGTGAGCCGCGATAGCATCGCTCCCCTCGGCCAGCGGCCAGCCGCCAATTGCGCGAGCCCCAACGTCGCTGACGTAGGCGCGCAGAAATTCCGCGCTCAAGCCTTCATCGTTCAGCCGCGCCAAGGCCGCAAAAGGCATCGCCGTTGCCAGCAACGCGAGCGCCAAACCGGAACAGCCGTATCCCAACTCCTCGAACACTGCTTGCTGGCCGACCCCGTCAAGCCCCATCCCACCGATTGCTTTGGGCAAGATCGCGGCGTGATATCCGGCGCGGTACGCGGCTTTGAGTACCTTCCACAGCGGAGAGTTTTGTGCGATCAGCTCGGCGGGATCCTTAAGACCATCAATCGGTGCCGCGGACGGCCGCAGTGTGCGCTTCGCGAATTGCGCGGCGACCTGTCGCGCGTTGGATTGTTCACTGCTCATATTTCAGGTCTGGTCGCGCAAGTTTTGCACATTTTTCAAGTCAAGCTGATGTGCACAAAAATCATCCAAAATTGCGAATTTCAGAACATATTGTAGCAGGTATGGCCAGTGCAGCGCATGTACCAATAATTTGGTAGATTTTTGTACTCCAAATAGCGTAGGTCGCAAGTGCTGCCTGCTCACAGTAAGCCTGCATGCAAGGCCAGCCATGCCTGTGCTGCAGCTTGACTGAGCCTCTGAACCCGCTCAATTAAGATTTTCAAGCGAGCTAAGATGAATTCGCGCACGCGCAGCGGACAATCGATCGAGGAAAGAGCATGTCCATGGAAAAAGCGAAGACTGGGAGCAAACCAACCCGGACGGAAACCGACAGCATGGGAGCGATCGAAGTCCCAAGCGACCATTACTGGGGCGCGCAGACCCAGCGCTCGCTGATCCACTTCGCAATCGGCGCGGACACCATGCCGCGCGAAATGATCCGGGCCATGGGCATCCTCAAACGGGCGGCGGCGCGGGTCAACGAGGATCTGGGGAAGCTGGCCCCGGACAAGGCCAAGCTGATCATGGCGGCGGCCGACGAGGTGATCGAGGGACGCCTGGACCGGGAGTTTCCCCTGCACGTCTGGCAAACCGGCAGTGGCACTCAATCCAACATGAACGCCAACGAGGTCATCTCCAATCGCGCCATCGAGTTGGCGGGCGGGGTGATGGGCAGCAAGCGGCCCATCCATCCCAACGACGACGTCAACATGTCGCAGTCCTCCAACGACACGTTCCCCACGGCGATGCACATCGCGGCGCTGGAAGAGCTCAGCCACCGGCTGCTACCCAGCGTGACCGAACTGCGCGAGGCTCTGGCGCACAAACAGGCGGAGTTCGATCAAATCGTCAAAATCGGCCGTACTCATCTGATGGACGCGGTGCCGCTCACCTTGGGCCAGGAATTTTCCGGCTATGTCGCTCAGCTCGATCAGGCGATCGAGCGCATCAAAAACTGCCTACCCGAGCTTTACCACTTGGCGATCGGCGGCACCGCGGTCGGCACCGGGCTCAATGCTCCTTCTCAGTTCGCCGAGCGGGTGGCGGCGGAAATCGCGCGGCTGACCGGCCTACCCTTCGTCTCGGCGGCCAATAAATTCGCCGCCCTGGCCGCGCACGACGGGCTGGTGGCGGCCAGCGGCGCGTTGCGCACCCTGGCGGTGGCCTTGATGAAGATCGCCAACGACCTGCGATGGCTGGGTTCGGGCCCGCGCTGCGGGCTGGCCGAACTGATTCTGCCCGAGAACGAGCCGGGCTCCTCGATTATGCCCGGCAAGGTCAATCCCACTCAATGCGAAGCGCTGACCATGGTCTGCGTGCAGGTGATGGGCAATGATGCCGCCATCGCTTTTGCCGGCAGCCAAGGCAATTTCGAACTCAACGTCTTCAAGCCCCTCATCATTCACAACCTGCTGCATTCGGTCCGCCTGTTGGCGGACGCGGCGCACAGCTTCACAACCTACGCAGTCAAGGGACTGGCGGCCA
Coding sequences within:
- a CDS encoding glucose-6-phosphate dehydrogenase assembly protein OpcA, which produces MSAALTPVKPSEIEAALAALWRPAQAHGAVMPALTRACMSNLIVYCDDAARAAEVMEDLPHVVRSHPARVLTLIDDSEAGVPQAAVSTQRVSDDRGHQVVCEQVVLRARAVSLSSLARPLLLGDIPTSLWWAPPMAPPDGGRLFVDLARMADQVIYDSIDWHDPVAAMIATAGWASRPEILTAADLAWRRLKPWRRLLSQGLDPAVVPGALASLSEVEIEHGPHALPQAWLLMGW
- the zwf gene encoding glucose-6-phosphate dehydrogenase encodes the protein MSVLEATQSNPLVSGLTSNLVPQPCSLVIFGGAGDLAGRKLIPALYNLLLEGTLPTSFAVVGFERRALDNQAYREFGREGVTRFSRRAPDDNHWRELAQRMFYASGDFADLSAFAALKAELERIESRLQIPGNRIFYLAIPPRLIGLCVQQLQRAGLVNPPASGKPFNRIIVEKPVGSDLASARRLNDALAEVFDESQIYRIDHYLGKETVQNILVMRFGNAIFEPLWNEKYIDHVQITVAEEEGVGTRAGYYEGAGALRDMVQNHIMQLLCLTAMEPPYAMTPEAIHDHKLEVQRCLRPLTGEEVDRCVVRGQYRRGYAMGIEVAGYREEHGVDPHSATETYVAMKVFVDNWRWAGVPFYLRTGKRLPKRASEIAVQWKQVPRLMFDQAGVAEPNALTLRIQPDEGMSLRISTKLPGPRSRLFPVKMDFRYGTTFGEQASPEAYETLLLDVMAGEQTLFMRRDAVEASWAWIDSIREVWASRGRSGLSEYPAGTWGPAAADRLIGADGRRWRTL
- a CDS encoding acyl-CoA dehydrogenase family protein; the protein is MSSEQSNARQVAAQFAKRTLRPSAAPIDGLKDPAELIAQNSPLWKVLKAAYRAGYHAAILPKAIGGMGLDGVGQQAVFEELGYGCSGLALALLATAMPFAALARLNDEGLSAEFLRAYVSDVGARAIGGWPLAEGSDAIAAHSLGDYFVLRGILPWVANGAIATHALVFARLEGELAVFFAPLRSADVIRTPAPDQIGQRGLTVAELRFAGVKLPRRLRICSGSLAEQLRLELKGAWHAVHGAVATGLARAALMEALEHCRQTLYAGKPVSEHIQAQHELFEMFAWVEACRALSRAALERIDATLAEGAHYALAAQLFCANAALRVAGHALPLFGKHALRAPIELFFRDARAACISYGETPVLWGAKRVLAEALASAPN
- the fumC gene encoding class II fumarate hydratase; translated protein: MEKAKTGSKPTRTETDSMGAIEVPSDHYWGAQTQRSLIHFAIGADTMPREMIRAMGILKRAAARVNEDLGKLAPDKAKLIMAAADEVIEGRLDREFPLHVWQTGSGTQSNMNANEVISNRAIELAGGVMGSKRPIHPNDDVNMSQSSNDTFPTAMHIAALEELSHRLLPSVTELREALAHKQAEFDQIVKIGRTHLMDAVPLTLGQEFSGYVAQLDQAIERIKNCLPELYHLAIGGTAVGTGLNAPSQFAERVAAEIARLTGLPFVSAANKFAALAAHDGLVAASGALRTLAVALMKIANDLRWLGSGPRCGLAELILPENEPGSSIMPGKVNPTQCEALTMVCVQVMGNDAAIAFAGSQGNFELNVFKPLIIHNLLHSVRLLADAAHSFTTYAVKGLAANHRQIAHFLHNSLMLVTALSPQIGYDNAAKVAKKAHEEHKTLREACLELKFLSGEEFDRVVRPELMLGPEA